The Chitinophagales bacterium genome has a window encoding:
- a CDS encoding glycosyltransferase family 39 protein has protein sequence MASSQTRYIIIALAAACLFFPFLGQVHLFDWDEINFAECAREMMVTNNYLQVQIDYQPFWEKPPVFIWMQVLAMKLFGVNEYAARFPNAFIGVVTLLTLFYAGKRVVNEKMATWWVALYAATWLPHFYFKSGIIDPTFNLFIFLAFFQVYLIRHGNRPWLHAVLSGVFLGMAVLTKGPAAILIALLAFGVYVIINRGIKGFKWLHFPVIAVMAFITTCIWFGLEVLNHGWWMVNEFITYQVRLFQTEDAGHGGPFFYHFIILLLGCFPASVFLFHKSTTNEEVQVKDFKRWMWVLFWVVLILFSIVKTKIVHYSSMCYFPLTFIAALHIHNIVSGKENAGSVVKILLGIIGSLLALAITLFPVVGLYKDKLIPYIKDPFAVANLQADVSWSAAETLWGIFYLVGIIAAVVLMSKNIRRGIIVLFAVQIVIIQVTVLHFTPKIEAYSQRAAIEFFESLEGKDVYVKVLGYKSYAHLFYTKRMPQANPNHYNEEWLLYGDVDKPTYFICKIMNADAYRTLPQLEEIGSKNGFVFFKRK, from the coding sequence ATGGCTTCTTCGCAAACAAGGTACATCATCATAGCACTGGCTGCTGCATGCCTGTTCTTCCCTTTCCTGGGGCAGGTGCATTTGTTCGATTGGGATGAGATCAATTTTGCCGAGTGCGCCCGCGAGATGATGGTGACCAACAATTACCTTCAGGTGCAGATAGATTACCAGCCATTCTGGGAGAAACCCCCTGTTTTTATATGGATGCAGGTACTGGCTATGAAGCTGTTTGGCGTAAATGAATATGCCGCACGTTTCCCTAATGCCTTTATCGGGGTTGTGACATTGCTTACACTGTTCTATGCCGGCAAGCGGGTGGTGAATGAAAAGATGGCTACATGGTGGGTAGCCTTATATGCCGCTACATGGCTGCCACACTTCTATTTCAAGTCGGGCATTATAGACCCCACTTTTAACCTGTTCATATTTCTTGCGTTCTTCCAGGTGTATTTAATAAGACATGGCAACAGGCCCTGGTTGCACGCGGTATTATCAGGTGTGTTCCTTGGTATGGCAGTGTTGACAAAGGGACCTGCAGCGATATTGATTGCCTTGCTTGCATTTGGTGTATATGTTATAATCAACAGAGGCATCAAAGGTTTTAAATGGTTGCATTTCCCAGTTATCGCCGTTATGGCATTTATTACTACCTGCATATGGTTCGGGCTGGAAGTGCTGAACCATGGCTGGTGGATGGTGAATGAGTTTATCACCTACCAGGTACGCCTGTTTCAGACCGAAGATGCCGGACATGGTGGCCCGTTCTTTTATCATTTTATCATCCTGTTGCTGGGCTGTTTCCCGGCGTCTGTTTTCCTGTTCCATAAGTCGACAACCAACGAAGAGGTACAGGTAAAAGACTTTAAGCGCTGGATGTGGGTGTTGTTTTGGGTAGTGCTGATATTGTTCTCCATTGTCAAGACGAAGATCGTGCACTACTCATCTATGTGCTATTTCCCGCTTACGTTCATTGCCGCTTTGCACATTCATAACATAGTGTCCGGGAAGGAAAATGCGGGCAGCGTGGTGAAGATTTTACTGGGCATTATAGGTAGCCTGCTGGCATTGGCTATCACCTTGTTCCCGGTTGTTGGGCTGTATAAGGACAAGCTCATTCCATACATCAAAGACCCCTTTGCCGTGGCTAACCTGCAGGCCGATGTGAGTTGGAGTGCAGCAGAAACACTCTGGGGTATATTTTACCTGGTGGGAATAATAGCAGCGGTGGTATTGATGTCGAAGAATATCCGTAGAGGTATTATTGTATTGTTTGCTGTGCAGATCGTTATTATACAGGTTACCGTACTGCATTTTACCCCCAAAATAGAAGCGTACTCGCAAAGGGCTGCTATTGAGTTCTTTGAATCGCTGGAAGGTAAAGATGTATATGTAAAAGTGCTGGGTTATAAAAGCTACGCACACCTGTTCTACACCAAAAGAATGCCGCAGGCTAACCCCAACCACTATAATGAAGAATGGCTGCTGTATGGTGATGTGGACAAGCCTACGTACTTTATTTGCAAAATAATGAATGCCGATGCTTACCGCACATTACCACAGCTTGAAGAGATAGGCAGCAAAAATGGTTTCGTGTTCTTTAAAAGAAAGTGA
- a CDS encoding LptF/LptG family permease — MKKLDILIIKSFIGPFIVTFFVTLFVLVMQFFWLYMDELLGKGLGAWMIIQLLFYMSTTLVPLALPLGIVLASIMTFGNLGENFELVAIKSAGISLLRFMRPLFFFIVFIAGAAFIFSNNVIPYANLRALSLLYDLRNSKPAFNIKAGQFNRDMDNYSIRVGEKDKDGRTIRNVIIYDHSSGMGNDKVTLAKEGEMLSSPDKQYMVFRLKDGWRYEEYTNKDGSENYEQVRMNFKQWDKVFDLSSFKIQRTNQDLFKNAYQMMNVSQLSSEIDSQERYYAKVPDKIFNYLSPYLSITSKDSTEDLPAKVAAVKAAPAQYDSSFITLVPDTLRTRVLQQANSQARSSKNLVEVTVSDMTLRRMNYATYKIEWHRKFTLSFACILLFLIGAPLGAIIRKGGLGMPLVVAIVFFVVFHIMSITGEKLARTEAVESWIGMWMATAMLLPIAFILIRQARNDSQIFSKEWYLRIWNAIAGLFKKKA; from the coding sequence ATAAAAAAGCTGGACATACTGATCATCAAGAGCTTTATCGGGCCTTTTATCGTCACGTTCTTTGTTACCCTTTTCGTACTGGTGATGCAGTTCTTCTGGCTGTATATGGACGAACTGCTGGGCAAAGGGCTGGGTGCCTGGATGATCATCCAACTGCTGTTCTACATGTCTACCACGCTGGTGCCGCTGGCATTGCCATTGGGTATCGTGCTGGCATCTATCATGACCTTTGGTAACCTTGGGGAGAATTTTGAACTGGTAGCTATCAAATCAGCGGGAATATCGCTGCTCAGGTTCATGAGGCCGCTGTTCTTTTTTATCGTGTTCATCGCAGGCGCGGCATTTATTTTCAGCAATAATGTGATACCCTATGCCAACCTGCGGGCATTGTCTTTATTGTACGACCTGCGCAACTCCAAGCCCGCGTTCAACATCAAGGCAGGCCAGTTCAACCGGGATATGGATAACTACTCGATAAGGGTAGGTGAGAAGGATAAGGACGGGCGTACTATCAGGAATGTCATTATCTACGACCATAGCTCGGGCATGGGCAATGACAAGGTGACCTTAGCAAAAGAAGGGGAGATGCTTTCGTCGCCGGACAAGCAGTATATGGTGTTCAGGCTGAAAGATGGCTGGCGTTATGAAGAATATACCAATAAGGACGGCTCGGAGAATTATGAGCAGGTAAGGATGAACTTCAAGCAATGGGATAAGGTGTTCGACCTGTCCTCGTTCAAAATACAGCGTACCAACCAGGACCTGTTCAAGAACGCTTACCAGATGATGAATGTAAGCCAGCTGAGTTCTGAGATAGACAGCCAGGAACGCTACTATGCCAAGGTGCCGGATAAGATATTCAATTACCTGTCGCCGTACCTGAGTATTACATCAAAAGACAGTACAGAAGACCTGCCTGCAAAAGTAGCTGCTGTAAAAGCGGCGCCTGCTCAATATGATTCTTCGTTCATCACCCTTGTGCCCGATACGCTGAGAACAAGGGTGCTGCAACAAGCCAACAGCCAGGCACGCAGCAGTAAGAACCTGGTAGAAGTAACCGTATCGGATATGACACTACGTCGCATGAACTACGCAACCTACAAAATAGAATGGCACAGGAAATTCACGCTGTCGTTTGCCTGTATCCTGTTGTTCCTTATCGGAGCGCCGCTAGGGGCTATCATACGTAAGGGCGGACTGGGTATGCCGCTTGTGGTGGCTATTGTGTTCTTCGTGGTCTTTCATATCATGTCCATCACGGGAGAGAAGCTGGCACGTACCGAGGCTGTTGAGTCATGGATAGGCATGTGGATGGCTACGGCCATGTTACTGCCGATCGCTTTCATCCTTATCCGACAGGCTCGGAACGACTCACAGATATTCTCAAAAGAATGGTACCTGCGCATATGGAATGCCATAGCGGGACTGTTCAAAAAGAAAGCCTGA
- a CDS encoding RNA polymerase sigma factor has protein sequence MPIALAYKMIPGQASELEELINGCAKNDRACQEQLYKLFYPKMMGVVRRYIDHYEQAEEVLNNGFLRAFQKIDQYTFQGSFEGWLRKIVFHSVSDYVKQNTRYNEKIMLVEKDEYVHKDHADKLYYEQLLKLVHQLPDATRSVFNMYIMEGFSHKEIGKMLGISEGTSKWHLSEGRRILKEKIEKLQLHYKK, from the coding sequence TTGCCTATAGCTTTGGCATATAAGATGATACCTGGACAGGCCAGTGAGTTGGAAGAACTCATTAATGGATGCGCTAAGAACGACCGCGCATGCCAGGAGCAGTTATACAAGCTTTTCTATCCAAAGATGATGGGCGTAGTAAGGAGGTATATTGATCATTACGAACAGGCTGAGGAGGTTTTGAACAACGGCTTTTTAAGAGCTTTTCAAAAGATCGACCAGTACACGTTCCAGGGTTCTTTTGAAGGATGGTTAAGGAAAATAGTTTTTCACTCTGTATCAGACTATGTGAAGCAGAATACCCGTTATAATGAAAAGATAATGCTGGTGGAAAAAGATGAGTACGTACATAAAGACCACGCAGATAAGTTGTATTACGAGCAGTTGCTCAAGTTAGTGCACCAGTTGCCCGACGCTACAAGATCTGTTTTCAATATGTACATCATGGAGGGGTTCTCTCACAAAGAGATCGGCAAAATGCTCGGCATCAGCGAGGGCACCTCAAAATGGCACTTATCTGAAGGACGAAGGATATTGAAGGAAAAAATTGAAAAGTTACAATTACATTATAAAAAATAA
- a CDS encoding FkbM family methyltransferase has translation MKIRKIISAYRTKLLGTKTQYEEVGLLGRVLTVSVGTINKKTDKDDAWWYALAARYNKIYDIGANVGYSTILACLDQPGKEIVLADPNPLALQQAKENLERNGLGEHKTYINAFAGEKKGEQVKFYTLGTGSAGSMFGSHADSAKAVNAFYMVDTTTLDDMVRETGMVPELVKIDVEAAESYVLKGATELAAKQQTVFMVEMHAPSEMPMLKNAGLILDWCVANQYSAHYLKEHAPLTSPEQIAHRGRCHLLLLPEGMAYPEYLRSITEGDEVVF, from the coding sequence GTGAAGATTAGAAAGATCATATCTGCCTACCGCACCAAACTGCTGGGCACTAAGACACAATACGAAGAGGTTGGGTTACTGGGCCGTGTTTTAACAGTTTCTGTTGGTACTATTAACAAAAAAACTGACAAAGATGATGCCTGGTGGTATGCTTTAGCGGCCAGATATAATAAAATATACGATATAGGGGCCAATGTGGGCTACTCGACCATACTGGCCTGCCTGGATCAACCGGGCAAGGAAATAGTGCTGGCTGACCCTAATCCGCTGGCGCTACAGCAGGCAAAAGAGAACCTGGAAAGGAACGGGCTGGGTGAGCATAAAACCTACATCAACGCTTTTGCAGGGGAGAAAAAGGGCGAGCAGGTAAAGTTCTATACGTTGGGTACCGGATCGGCCGGCAGCATGTTTGGCAGCCATGCCGACAGTGCCAAAGCCGTGAATGCTTTTTACATGGTAGACACCACCACACTGGACGATATGGTGCGGGAAACAGGTATGGTGCCGGAGCTTGTGAAAATAGATGTAGAGGCTGCGGAAAGCTATGTGCTGAAAGGCGCAACAGAACTGGCAGCGAAACAGCAAACCGTATTTATGGTAGAGATGCATGCACCGTCCGAAATGCCGATGCTGAAAAATGCGGGGTTGATACTGGACTGGTGTGTTGCCAACCAATACTCTGCTCATTACCTGAAAGAACATGCACCGCTTACATCTCCTGAACAGATAGCCCATCGTGGCAGGTGCCACCTGCTGTTGCTGCCTGAGGGTATGGCTTATCCTGAATATTTGAGGAGTATTACAGAGGGGGATGAGGTCGTGTTTTAG
- a CDS encoding phosphatase PAP2 family protein, whose amino-acid sequence MQKPYTSYNPYFLVPFGTWLVAGGILLAGQGDEAIFKFVNLHHNSFLDVFMYRATLLGEGAVITLVLLILLGMNKLRNWWYFTAAILCNVLPSIITQVIKRSVDAPRPLKYFNEAPWIHSLPEWPRLMEHSFPSGHTCGAFGFFTFLALLLPARYRVWGLLLFVCALLVAYSRIYLAVHFMADVYVGSIIGTGFTLLVVTLMNRYQSVFFKKV is encoded by the coding sequence ATGCAGAAGCCTTATACTTCATACAATCCGTACTTCCTGGTGCCGTTTGGTACCTGGCTGGTAGCAGGTGGTATATTGCTGGCCGGGCAAGGTGATGAAGCTATTTTCAAGTTTGTGAACCTGCACCACAATTCATTCCTGGATGTGTTCATGTATCGTGCTACATTATTGGGTGAGGGGGCTGTGATTACATTAGTACTGCTGATATTGTTGGGTATGAACAAGCTGCGCAACTGGTGGTATTTCACCGCAGCGATACTTTGTAATGTATTGCCCTCCATCATTACACAGGTGATAAAAAGAAGTGTAGATGCACCAAGGCCGCTTAAGTATTTTAACGAGGCCCCCTGGATACATAGCCTGCCTGAGTGGCCACGGTTGATGGAACATAGTTTCCCTTCGGGGCATACCTGCGGTGCTTTCGGATTTTTTACTTTCCTGGCGCTGTTGCTGCCCGCCAGGTACCGGGTGTGGGGACTTCTATTATTCGTTTGTGCGCTGCTGGTGGCTTACTCACGTATCTATCTCGCCGTGCATTTTATGGCCGATGTGTATGTGGGCAGTATCATTGGTACAGGGTTCACATTGCTGGTAGTTACTCTTATGAACAGGTACCAGTCAGTATTTTTTAAAAAGGTATAG
- a CDS encoding type II toxin-antitoxin system RelE/ParE family toxin — protein sequence MVSSLRTIFWDKEARNYLKEAISYIRKDSPQNADLVKERILSSIRQLCENPYRHPADKFRRNNDGSYRAYEITRFRIAYHVSQEAIYILRIRHVSMEPKDY from the coding sequence ATGGTGAGTTCTTTACGCACCATATTCTGGGATAAAGAAGCAAGGAACTATCTGAAAGAAGCGATAAGCTATATCCGTAAAGATTCACCACAGAATGCAGATCTGGTAAAAGAACGAATACTTTCATCCATACGACAATTGTGTGAAAACCCTTACAGGCATCCCGCAGATAAATTCAGACGAAATAATGACGGTAGTTATCGTGCATATGAGATAACAAGGTTTCGTATAGCTTATCATGTTTCGCAAGAAGCTATTTATATTCTTAGGATAAGACATGTAAGTATGGAGCCGAAGGATTATTAG